A stretch of Triticum aestivum cultivar Chinese Spring chromosome 1D, IWGSC CS RefSeq v2.1, whole genome shotgun sequence DNA encodes these proteins:
- the LOC123162314 gene encoding citrate-binding protein-like, whose protein sequence is MAPHALSWISVPLLVLLAASTSFAASRGAWAPKTADPDDGFTAVSLHESNFVLQRPFDEASGARYSFNGTVRKLWVLSSDKPHARQSHTSPRTEIRMAGYDYSSGVWQFEGYGYVPSGTTGVSIMQVFGAGETATTLMLHVYDGALRYYDRQIVEDAIYDRWFRLNVVHDVEGSTLTVYIDGQQRLHVDGRGGDSHYFKFGVYAQNHDSSCMESRWKGVRILKKDTSH, encoded by the exons ATGGCCCCTCACGCTCTCTCTTGGATTAGTGTGCCTCTGCTTGTCTTGTTGGCCGCGTCGACATCCTTTGCGGCGTCGAGGGGGGCTTGGGCACCCAAAACCGCCGACCCGGACGATGGGTTCACGGCGGTGAGCCTCCACGAGAGCAACTTTGTGCTGCAGCGGCCGTTCGACGAGGCGAGCGGCGCACGGTACAGTTTCAACGGCACCGTGCGGAAGCTGTGGGTGCTGTCCTCAGACAAGCCACATGCCCGGCAGAGCCATACCAGCCCAAGAACTGAGATCAGGATGGCA GGATACGACTACAGCTCCGGTGTGTGGCAGTTCGAAGGCTACGGTTACGTCCCCTCCGGCACGACGGGGGTGTCCATCATGCAGGTGTTCGGCGCCGGCGAGACGGCCACCACGCTCATGCTGCACGTCTACGACGGCGCGCTGCGGTACTACGACCGGCAGATCGTCGAGGATGCCATCTATGACAGGTGGTTCCGGCTGAACGTGGTCCACGACGTGGAGGGGTCGACCCTCACCGTGTACATCGACGGGCAGCAGAGGCTGCACGTCGACGGCCGCGGGGGCGACTCGCACTACTTCAAGTTCGGCGTGTACGCACAGAACCACGACTCGAGCTGCATGGAGTCTCGCTGGAAGGGAGTCAGGATTCTCAAGAAAGACACGTCACACTGA